A region from the Lycium barbarum isolate Lr01 chromosome 8, ASM1917538v2, whole genome shotgun sequence genome encodes:
- the LOC132607808 gene encoding uncharacterized protein LOC132607808, with the protein MTPSTSEGGEKSVEAGTGTGESSDDEGDSNKCGLSEPIDTRAPNSDASPESAHSKSRLVLLSKTLPKDALRFGVPGSTELYEDDQGQCTKNKKFRDWRKDKKGDAPEIFVVPPEGDTKALPESDFRALGDSIATDPGIPEAGSTDATAQAHDTDSNTVTVAATTDPPPPPAPAPATSAGPTTSSAPPPAEHSEVDLFTFSRACDRELAFKTLKAEK; encoded by the exons ATGACTCCTTCCACCTCGGAGGGAGGAGAAAAATCTGTGGAAGCTGGAACGGGGACAGGTGAGTcctcagatgatgagggagattCGAACAAGTGCGGCTTATCTGAGCCGATAGACACCCGAGCTCCAAACTCTGATGCTTCGCCAGAATCAGCGCACAGCAAGAGCCGGTTGGTTCTACTGAGTAAAACACTGCCAAAGGATGCTTTGCGGTTTGGAGTTCCGGGGTCAACGGAACTGTACGAGGATG ATCAGGGCCAATGCACCAAAAACAAGAAATTTAGGGACTGGCGAAAGGATAAAAAGGGGGATGCACCAGAGATATTTGTGGTCCCACCCGAGGGAGATACAAAAGCTCTACCCGAGTCAGATTTTAGGGCTCTGGGAGATTCTATTGCTACTGATCCCGGGATTCCTGAAGCGGGTAGTACTGATGCTACAGCTCAGGCCCACGACACAGATTCTAATACTGTTACGGTGGCTGCGACTACTGATCCACCACCACCTCCTGCTCCTGCACCCGCTACCTCTGCGGGTCCTACTACTTCATCTGCTCCACCTCCAGCTGAGCATTCTGAGGTTGATTTGTTTACCTTTTCGAGAGCGTGTGACCGAGAGTTAGCTTTCAAAACTTTAAAAGCTGAAAAATAA